From the genome of Leptolyngbya iicbica LK, one region includes:
- a CDS encoding PhoX family protein, whose product MFIGATAGATALVPWGRTGKELAAPLQGAPALANTSLPFTPVEGPMPMPYMGLSSANESTKFSRYIVQDELVVPEGYTYDVIGAWGDQIGDSRFGYNNDYLSLVETAPNEGYLTINFEYISGSTWLETYPDVIGQSLPLDEIKTAAIAAGDAGINFDDVPDNSVLKAQLRELGKEALTDVGIGVISVRRNAAGAWERTFSPADRRITGLSGLEDGRYLASTGPAVAVFNKTSGRGYVDDLGEKIIGTFNNCAGGTTPWGTVLSAEENFQNYVPEPVFADGTSLPTSEKPFIVEANDFDGLGGVFGYAGNKYGWMVEVDPANADDYGVKHTWLGRFRHEAVAVRAVANQKLAVYSGCDRRGGHLYKFVSAGTVMNPTSKTNSQLMTDGMLYAAKFNADGTGQWIALQADTAVNPDMPSQVAGGMITLPQRPAGGVVKVESDAEMRAFAQRYRTLGDLYEGSAEEKQGAILIDAHFAANAAGAICTARPEDTDVAADGTLFIAFTSGGPGGDGGPDNTIFQGPNGETPYEHGWIMKLQETGTDPAAMTFTWEMMALGGEPAEGGFGFSNPDNLEIDGSGNLWMVTDMSTSKHNLEVASRIDEEGNAVSQSNLRGLFGNNSVWYIPTSGPHAGEALMFAYGPMECEMCGPFITQDQSTLFLAAQHPGETYGTRKEGAFETRKFAMKTTDGQLFTQERDVPLGSNWPSQQVNAAPRPAVVAVRKIDGGTLV is encoded by the coding sequence ATGTTTATAGGCGCCACTGCTGGGGCGACCGCTTTAGTCCCTTGGGGGCGTACGGGTAAAGAACTGGCAGCCCCTTTGCAAGGTGCGCCAGCCCTGGCCAACACTTCGCTACCGTTCACCCCCGTCGAAGGCCCGATGCCCATGCCCTACATGGGCTTGTCCTCCGCTAACGAATCGACGAAATTTAGTCGGTACATTGTGCAAGATGAGTTGGTGGTGCCTGAGGGCTACACCTACGACGTCATTGGAGCCTGGGGCGATCAAATTGGTGACTCGCGCTTTGGCTACAACAACGACTACCTGTCCCTGGTCGAAACTGCACCCAACGAAGGCTATTTGACGATCAACTTTGAATACATCAGCGGCAGCACCTGGCTAGAAACGTATCCTGATGTCATTGGTCAGTCACTGCCTTTGGATGAAATCAAGACTGCTGCGATCGCTGCGGGCGACGCGGGCATTAATTTTGACGACGTGCCCGATAACAGTGTGCTCAAGGCGCAGCTGCGTGAATTGGGGAAAGAAGCCCTGACCGACGTGGGGATTGGCGTCATCTCAGTGCGCCGTAATGCCGCTGGTGCCTGGGAGCGTACCTTCTCCCCTGCCGATCGCCGCATCACGGGCCTCTCAGGTCTGGAAGATGGCCGTTACCTAGCCAGCACAGGGCCGGCTGTGGCTGTCTTTAATAAAACCTCAGGTCGGGGCTATGTAGACGACTTGGGCGAAAAAATTATCGGCACCTTCAATAACTGCGCGGGCGGCACTACCCCCTGGGGCACGGTGCTCAGTGCTGAAGAAAACTTTCAGAACTACGTACCCGAACCCGTCTTTGCCGATGGCACTTCCCTGCCAACCTCCGAAAAGCCATTTATCGTCGAGGCCAATGACTTTGATGGCCTGGGTGGCGTCTTTGGCTACGCGGGCAATAAGTATGGCTGGATGGTAGAGGTGGATCCCGCCAACGCTGACGACTACGGGGTCAAGCACACCTGGCTCGGTCGGTTTCGCCATGAAGCCGTGGCAGTACGCGCCGTCGCTAATCAAAAGCTGGCGGTTTACTCGGGGTGCGATCGCCGGGGCGGCCACCTCTACAAATTTGTGAGTGCTGGTACGGTGATGAATCCCACCAGCAAAACTAACTCCCAACTCATGACCGACGGCATGCTCTACGCGGCCAAATTCAATGCGGATGGCACCGGCCAGTGGATTGCCCTCCAAGCCGATACAGCGGTGAACCCCGATATGCCCAGCCAAGTGGCAGGCGGCATGATTACCTTGCCGCAACGGCCCGCAGGCGGCGTGGTCAAAGTTGAGTCCGATGCTGAGATGCGGGCCTTTGCCCAGCGATATCGCACCTTAGGCGATCTGTACGAAGGCTCTGCTGAGGAAAAGCAGGGGGCGATTTTGATCGACGCGCATTTTGCCGCCAATGCGGCAGGCGCGATCTGCACCGCCCGCCCCGAAGACACCGATGTGGCGGCTGATGGCACATTGTTCATCGCCTTTACGTCAGGTGGCCCCGGTGGCGACGGCGGCCCCGATAACACTATCTTTCAAGGCCCGAATGGCGAAACGCCTTATGAACACGGCTGGATCATGAAGTTGCAAGAGACGGGAACGGACCCTGCCGCCATGACCTTTACCTGGGAAATGATGGCTTTGGGCGGTGAACCTGCCGAGGGTGGCTTTGGCTTCTCGAACCCGGATAATTTGGAAATCGATGGCAGCGGCAACCTGTGGATGGTGACGGATATGTCCACCAGTAAGCATAATCTCGAAGTCGCCAGCCGAATTGATGAAGAAGGTAACGCCGTCAGCCAGTCGAATCTGCGCGGATTGTTTGGCAACAATTCAGTCTGGTACATTCCCACCTCGGGGCCACATGCTGGGGAAGCGTTGATGTTTGCCTATGGCCCGATGGAATGTGAGATGTGTGGCCCGTTTATCACCCAAGACCAGTCGACTCTTTTTTTGGCGGCTCAGCACCCAGGTGAAACTTATGGCACTCGCAAAGAGGGAGCCTTTGAGACGCGCAAGTTTGCGATGAAAACGACCGATGGTCAGCTCTTTACCCAAGAGCGCGACGTGCCCCTGGGCTCTAATTGGCCCAGTCAGCAGGTCAACGCGGCACCGCGTCCGGCTGTGGTCGCTGTCCGCAAAATCGATGGCGGCACCCTGGTTTAA